A region of Triplophysa rosa linkage group LG16, Trosa_1v2, whole genome shotgun sequence DNA encodes the following proteins:
- the eya3 gene encoding eyes absent homolog 3 isoform X1 — MDESQEVHELPTKKARHDPELSQESDSRGMVANDNSNPANQSDSTALESEVNSYPPSSVAHLHTNQETISRAQACVTENAYTHNAVTCKDLTTTTATEYTSQIYQGSNNPAVTAYAGQVAFPSLGQSSMYSGFPQSSQTHHVAGLKDRVAAARGALCWPDGVSQLQLRLYLNPTQPDPLHLPQPRQACYRSLSFSASHRQLYTLTAAHSFINMGVERPTQIHLPKTTSINSQSVLFSCAYHHHSLYECVHCKPLTLVHIYLGSCFTTSSVYTNIPSATAVTTATATHQDFTNYNTLGQSQFSQYYVHPPSYLSAGLPSNDRDGAGVVAPGYPAIKTEGSASADLPNTIDESPGETLPTGVALPTGMALPTGARDQDEPNRKNPAGKAKGKAKKSDSSQPTDNDLERVFLWDLDETIIIFHSLLTGSFAQKFGKDPATVLNLGLQMEELIFELADTHLFFNDLEECDQVHVDDVASDDNGQDLSNYDFSSDGFTGPNAGGCQGSTVAVQGGVDWMRKLAFRYRRLKEIYNGFKGNVGGLLSPMKRDLLHRLRSDIENVTDAWLSAALKSLLLIQSRGKCMNVLVTTTQLVPALAKVLLYGLADVFPIENIYSATKIGKESCFERIISRFGKKVTYVVIGDGRDEEFAAKQHNIPFWRISSHGDLISLHQALELDFL; from the exons ATGGACGAATCACAAGAGGTGCATGAGCTACCC ACAAAGAAAGCACGACACGATCCAGAATTAAGTCAGGAGAGTGATTCAAG agGCATGGTTGCTAATGACAACAGCAATCCCGCGAACCAGAGTGACTCGACAGCTCTAGAGTCAGAGGTCAACTCATATCCACCATCATCTGTCGCTCATCTACACACAA ATCAAGAGACGATATCGAGAGCCCAGGCTTGTGTCACAGAAAATGCATATACTCACAATG CCGTGACATGCAAAGACCTCACCACAACCACAGCCACCGAATATACCTCGCAGATCTACCAAGGAAGCAACAA CCCCGCAGTCACTGCATATGCCGGTCAAGTGGCTTTCCCCTCCCTGGGCCAGTCGTCCATGTACAGCGGCTTTCCTCAGTCCAGCCAGAC GCACCATGTGGCCGGGCTTAAAGACAGAGTCGCAGCTGCCCGAGGCGCCCTCTGTTGGCCAGACGGGGTTTCTCAGCTTCAGCTCAGGCTATACCTCAACCCAACCCAGCCAGATCCACTACACCTACCCCAGCCAAGGCAAGCCTGCtaccgctctctctctttctctgcctcCCATCGACAGCTCTACACGCTCACTGCAGCCCACAGCTTCATCAATATGGGAGTCGAAAGACCCACCCAGATCCATCTACCTAAAACCACTTCCATTAACTCTCAAAGCGTTTTATTCAGTTGTGCCTATCATCACCATTCGTTGTATGAATgcgttcactgcaaacctttaACTCTTGTTCATATATATTTAGGTTCCTGTTTCACTACATCAAGTGTGTACACTAACATCCCCTCTGCAACTGCAGTGACCACAGCCACCGCCACACATCAG GATTTTACTAATTACAACACTCTCGGCCAGAGCCAGTTCTCCCAGTACTACGTTCACCCTCCCAGTTACCTCTCTGCTGGGCTACCCAGCAATGATAGAGATGGAGCAGGTGTGGTGGCCCCTGGATATCCAGCCATTAAGACAGAAGGCAGTGCTTCAGCAGACTTGCCCAATACAATAG ATGAATCCCCAGGTGAGACTCTGCCAACAGGTGTGGCTCTGCCCACCGGGATGGCCCTTCCCACAGGCGCAAGGGATCAGGACGAGCCCAATCGCAAAAACCCTGCCGGCAAAGCTAAAGGCAAAGCCAAGAAGTCAGACAGCTCCCAGCCCACAGACAATGACCTTGAG cgTGTCTTCTTGTGGGATCTCGACGAAACCATTATCATTTTCCACTCTCTTCTTACTGGATCATTTGCTCAAAAGTTTGGCAAG GACCCAGCCACGGTTCTTAATCTGGGCCTGCAGATGGAGGAGTTGATTTTTGAGCTCGCAGACACTCATCTCTTCTTCAATGATCTTGAG GAATGTGATCAAGTCCATGTTGATGATGTTGCCTCAGATGACAATGGGCAGGATTTGAG CAACTACGACTTCTCCAGCGATGGCTTCACTGGTCCCAATGCAGGCGGGTGTCAGGGTTCCACCGTCGCGGTTCAGGGGGGCGTAGATTGGATGCGTAAACTGGCCTTTAGGTATCGCCGTCTCAAAGAGATCTACAATGGATTCAAAGGGAATGTGGGAG GTCTGCTGAGCCCTATGAAGAGAGATTTACTGCACAGACTGCGCTCAGACATTGAGAACGTCACAGATGCCTGGCTGAGTGCTGCCCTCAAATCTCTCCTGCTCATCCAGTCAAG GGGCAAATGTATGAATGTTCTGGTTACCACCACTCAGCTGGTTCCTGCTTTGGCTAAAGTGCTGCTTTATGGCCTGGCTGATGTCTTTCCCATCGAGAACATCTACAGCGCCACTAAAATCG GAAAAGAGAGCTGCTTTGAACGTATCATCTCTCGCTTTGGGAAGAAAGTGACTTACGTTGTTATAGGGGACGGTCGTGATGAAGAATTCGCAGCAAAGCAG CACAACATACCGTTTTGGCGAATTTCCTCTCACGGAGACCTGATTTCCCTTCACCAAGCTCTGGAACTGGACTTCTTATAA
- the eya3 gene encoding eyes absent homolog 3 isoform X2, giving the protein MDESQEVHELPTKKARHDPELSQESDSRGMVANDNSNPANQSDSTALESEVNSYPPSSVAHLHTNQETISRAQACVTENAYTHNAVTCKDLTTTTATEYTSQIYQGSNNPAVTAYAGQVAFPSLGQSSMYSGFPQSSQTYGLPPFGTMWPGLKTESQLPEAPSVGQTGFLSFSSGYTSTQPSQIHYTYPSQGSCFTTSSVYTNIPSATAVTTATATHQDFTNYNTLGQSQFSQYYVHPPSYLSAGLPSNDRDGAGVVAPGYPAIKTEGSASADLPNTIDESPGETLPTGVALPTGMALPTGARDQDEPNRKNPAGKAKGKAKKSDSSQPTDNDLERVFLWDLDETIIIFHSLLTGSFAQKFGKDPATVLNLGLQMEELIFELADTHLFFNDLEECDQVHVDDVASDDNGQDLSNYDFSSDGFTGPNAGGCQGSTVAVQGGVDWMRKLAFRYRRLKEIYNGFKGNVGGLLSPMKRDLLHRLRSDIENVTDAWLSAALKSLLLIQSRGKCMNVLVTTTQLVPALAKVLLYGLADVFPIENIYSATKIGKESCFERIISRFGKKVTYVVIGDGRDEEFAAKQHNIPFWRISSHGDLISLHQALELDFL; this is encoded by the exons ATGGACGAATCACAAGAGGTGCATGAGCTACCC ACAAAGAAAGCACGACACGATCCAGAATTAAGTCAGGAGAGTGATTCAAG agGCATGGTTGCTAATGACAACAGCAATCCCGCGAACCAGAGTGACTCGACAGCTCTAGAGTCAGAGGTCAACTCATATCCACCATCATCTGTCGCTCATCTACACACAA ATCAAGAGACGATATCGAGAGCCCAGGCTTGTGTCACAGAAAATGCATATACTCACAATG CCGTGACATGCAAAGACCTCACCACAACCACAGCCACCGAATATACCTCGCAGATCTACCAAGGAAGCAACAA CCCCGCAGTCACTGCATATGCCGGTCAAGTGGCTTTCCCCTCCCTGGGCCAGTCGTCCATGTACAGCGGCTTTCCTCAGTCCAGCCAGACGTACGGGCTGCCGCCATTTG GCACCATGTGGCCGGGCTTAAAGACAGAGTCGCAGCTGCCCGAGGCGCCCTCTGTTGGCCAGACGGGGTTTCTCAGCTTCAGCTCAGGCTATACCTCAACCCAACCCAGCCAGATCCACTACACCTACCCCAGCCAAG GTTCCTGTTTCACTACATCAAGTGTGTACACTAACATCCCCTCTGCAACTGCAGTGACCACAGCCACCGCCACACATCAG GATTTTACTAATTACAACACTCTCGGCCAGAGCCAGTTCTCCCAGTACTACGTTCACCCTCCCAGTTACCTCTCTGCTGGGCTACCCAGCAATGATAGAGATGGAGCAGGTGTGGTGGCCCCTGGATATCCAGCCATTAAGACAGAAGGCAGTGCTTCAGCAGACTTGCCCAATACAATAG ATGAATCCCCAGGTGAGACTCTGCCAACAGGTGTGGCTCTGCCCACCGGGATGGCCCTTCCCACAGGCGCAAGGGATCAGGACGAGCCCAATCGCAAAAACCCTGCCGGCAAAGCTAAAGGCAAAGCCAAGAAGTCAGACAGCTCCCAGCCCACAGACAATGACCTTGAG cgTGTCTTCTTGTGGGATCTCGACGAAACCATTATCATTTTCCACTCTCTTCTTACTGGATCATTTGCTCAAAAGTTTGGCAAG GACCCAGCCACGGTTCTTAATCTGGGCCTGCAGATGGAGGAGTTGATTTTTGAGCTCGCAGACACTCATCTCTTCTTCAATGATCTTGAG GAATGTGATCAAGTCCATGTTGATGATGTTGCCTCAGATGACAATGGGCAGGATTTGAG CAACTACGACTTCTCCAGCGATGGCTTCACTGGTCCCAATGCAGGCGGGTGTCAGGGTTCCACCGTCGCGGTTCAGGGGGGCGTAGATTGGATGCGTAAACTGGCCTTTAGGTATCGCCGTCTCAAAGAGATCTACAATGGATTCAAAGGGAATGTGGGAG GTCTGCTGAGCCCTATGAAGAGAGATTTACTGCACAGACTGCGCTCAGACATTGAGAACGTCACAGATGCCTGGCTGAGTGCTGCCCTCAAATCTCTCCTGCTCATCCAGTCAAG GGGCAAATGTATGAATGTTCTGGTTACCACCACTCAGCTGGTTCCTGCTTTGGCTAAAGTGCTGCTTTATGGCCTGGCTGATGTCTTTCCCATCGAGAACATCTACAGCGCCACTAAAATCG GAAAAGAGAGCTGCTTTGAACGTATCATCTCTCGCTTTGGGAAGAAAGTGACTTACGTTGTTATAGGGGACGGTCGTGATGAAGAATTCGCAGCAAAGCAG CACAACATACCGTTTTGGCGAATTTCCTCTCACGGAGACCTGATTTCCCTTCACCAAGCTCTGGAACTGGACTTCTTATAA
- the si:ch211-195b13.1 gene encoding STKc_SGK domain-containing protein isoform X2, whose translation MTMKTGKKSFIAFIKERKMGLNDFIQKLVSNPPICQHTEVGSFLKIDENQNEELEENHLCLTNPRSSLAEETQIKPSDFDYLKIIGKGSFGKVLLARHKESEQYYAVKVLQKKIILKKKEQKHIMAERSVLMKNIKHPFLVGLHYSFQTTDKLYFVLDYVNGGELFYHLQRERVFLEPRARFYAAEIASALGYLHSLHIVYRDLKPENILLDSQGHIVLTDFGLCKEGLDPNGTTTTFCGTPEYLAPEVLQKQAYDRTVDWWCLGSVLFEMLYGLPPFYSRNTAEMYNNILHKPLVLKPNVSNAGRDLLEGLLHKDRTKRLGSKDDFLELKFHSFFSPINWDDLMSKKITPPFIPSVSGPTDLRHFDPEFTHLPVSTSLCNSDSLHVTSSVREAAGAFPGFSYGPPADHAFQ comes from the exons CTTtcattaaagaaagaaagatgggCTTAAACGACTTCATCCAGAAACTGGTTTCCAATCCTCCCATTTGTCAACA TACCGAGGTTGGTTCCTTCCTAAAAATTGACGAGAACCAGAATGAGGAGCTCGAGGAGAATCATCTCTGTCTGACCAATCCCAGGAGCTCTTTGGCTGAGGAAACTCA GATCAAACCCTCAGATTTCGACTACTTGAAGATCATAGGGAAGGGGAGCTTTGGAAAG GTTCTGCTTGCACGGCACAAGGAAAGCGAACAATACTATGCTGTGAAGGTGCTACAGAAGAAAATCATTCTTAAAAAGAAAGAG CAAAAGCATATCATGGCAGAGAGGAGTGTACTAATGAAGAACATCAAGCATCCATTTCTGGTCGGGCTGCACTACTCCTTTCAAACCACAGACAAGCTATACTTTGTGTTAGACTACGTCAATGGAGGCGAG CTGTTCTACCACCTTCAGCGTGAGAGGGTGTTTCTAGAGCCCAGGGCAAGATTTTATGCTGCTGAAATTGCCAGTGCACTGGGTTACCTTCACTCCCTGCACATAGTTTACAG agatctCAAACCAGAAAACATCCTTTTGGATTCTCAGGGCCACATCGTACTCACAGATTTTGGTCTATGCAAAGAGGGACTGGATCCCAATGGAACAACCACAACATTCTGCGGAACTCCTGAG TACTTGGCACCAGAGGTGCTTCAGAAGCAGGCCTATGATCGCACGGTAGATTGGTGGTGCTTGGGATCAGTACTGTTCGAGATGCTATATGGACTG CCTCCGTTCTACAGTCGTAACACTGCCGAGATGTACAACAATATCCTTCACAAACCTCTGGTGTTGAAGCCCAACGTGTCCAACGCTGGTCGTGATTTGCTGGAAGGTTTGCTGCACAAGGATCGTACCAAGAGACTGGGATCAAAAGATGACTTT CTGGAGCTGAAGTTCCACAGCTTCTTCTCACCCATCAACTGGGATGATCTTATGAGCAAGAAAATCACCCCTCCTTTTATTCCCTCAGTG AGTGGTCCCACTGATTTACGGCATTTTGATCCCGAGTTCACCCACTTACCCGTGTCTACCTCACTTTGCAACAGCGACAGCCTGCACGTGACCAGCAGCGTGCGTGAAGCAGCAGGAGCTTTCCCGGGTTTTTCCTACGGTCCCCCGGCCGATCATGCCTTCCAGTAA
- the eya3 gene encoding eyes absent homolog 3 isoform X3 yields MDESQEVHELPTKKARHDPELSQESDSRGMVANDNSNPANQSDSTALESEVNSYPPSSVAHLHTNQETISRAQACVTENAYTHNAVTCKDLTTTTATEYTSQIYQGSNNPAVTAYAGQVAFPSLGQSSMYSGFPQSSQTYGLPPFGSCFTTSSVYTNIPSATAVTTATATHQDFTNYNTLGQSQFSQYYVHPPSYLSAGLPSNDRDGAGVVAPGYPAIKTEGSASADLPNTIDESPGETLPTGVALPTGMALPTGARDQDEPNRKNPAGKAKGKAKKSDSSQPTDNDLERVFLWDLDETIIIFHSLLTGSFAQKFGKDPATVLNLGLQMEELIFELADTHLFFNDLEECDQVHVDDVASDDNGQDLSNYDFSSDGFTGPNAGGCQGSTVAVQGGVDWMRKLAFRYRRLKEIYNGFKGNVGGLLSPMKRDLLHRLRSDIENVTDAWLSAALKSLLLIQSRGKCMNVLVTTTQLVPALAKVLLYGLADVFPIENIYSATKIGKESCFERIISRFGKKVTYVVIGDGRDEEFAAKQHNIPFWRISSHGDLISLHQALELDFL; encoded by the exons ATGGACGAATCACAAGAGGTGCATGAGCTACCC ACAAAGAAAGCACGACACGATCCAGAATTAAGTCAGGAGAGTGATTCAAG agGCATGGTTGCTAATGACAACAGCAATCCCGCGAACCAGAGTGACTCGACAGCTCTAGAGTCAGAGGTCAACTCATATCCACCATCATCTGTCGCTCATCTACACACAA ATCAAGAGACGATATCGAGAGCCCAGGCTTGTGTCACAGAAAATGCATATACTCACAATG CCGTGACATGCAAAGACCTCACCACAACCACAGCCACCGAATATACCTCGCAGATCTACCAAGGAAGCAACAA CCCCGCAGTCACTGCATATGCCGGTCAAGTGGCTTTCCCCTCCCTGGGCCAGTCGTCCATGTACAGCGGCTTTCCTCAGTCCAGCCAGACGTACGGGCTGCCGCCATTTG GTTCCTGTTTCACTACATCAAGTGTGTACACTAACATCCCCTCTGCAACTGCAGTGACCACAGCCACCGCCACACATCAG GATTTTACTAATTACAACACTCTCGGCCAGAGCCAGTTCTCCCAGTACTACGTTCACCCTCCCAGTTACCTCTCTGCTGGGCTACCCAGCAATGATAGAGATGGAGCAGGTGTGGTGGCCCCTGGATATCCAGCCATTAAGACAGAAGGCAGTGCTTCAGCAGACTTGCCCAATACAATAG ATGAATCCCCAGGTGAGACTCTGCCAACAGGTGTGGCTCTGCCCACCGGGATGGCCCTTCCCACAGGCGCAAGGGATCAGGACGAGCCCAATCGCAAAAACCCTGCCGGCAAAGCTAAAGGCAAAGCCAAGAAGTCAGACAGCTCCCAGCCCACAGACAATGACCTTGAG cgTGTCTTCTTGTGGGATCTCGACGAAACCATTATCATTTTCCACTCTCTTCTTACTGGATCATTTGCTCAAAAGTTTGGCAAG GACCCAGCCACGGTTCTTAATCTGGGCCTGCAGATGGAGGAGTTGATTTTTGAGCTCGCAGACACTCATCTCTTCTTCAATGATCTTGAG GAATGTGATCAAGTCCATGTTGATGATGTTGCCTCAGATGACAATGGGCAGGATTTGAG CAACTACGACTTCTCCAGCGATGGCTTCACTGGTCCCAATGCAGGCGGGTGTCAGGGTTCCACCGTCGCGGTTCAGGGGGGCGTAGATTGGATGCGTAAACTGGCCTTTAGGTATCGCCGTCTCAAAGAGATCTACAATGGATTCAAAGGGAATGTGGGAG GTCTGCTGAGCCCTATGAAGAGAGATTTACTGCACAGACTGCGCTCAGACATTGAGAACGTCACAGATGCCTGGCTGAGTGCTGCCCTCAAATCTCTCCTGCTCATCCAGTCAAG GGGCAAATGTATGAATGTTCTGGTTACCACCACTCAGCTGGTTCCTGCTTTGGCTAAAGTGCTGCTTTATGGCCTGGCTGATGTCTTTCCCATCGAGAACATCTACAGCGCCACTAAAATCG GAAAAGAGAGCTGCTTTGAACGTATCATCTCTCGCTTTGGGAAGAAAGTGACTTACGTTGTTATAGGGGACGGTCGTGATGAAGAATTCGCAGCAAAGCAG CACAACATACCGTTTTGGCGAATTTCCTCTCACGGAGACCTGATTTCCCTTCACCAAGCTCTGGAACTGGACTTCTTATAA
- the si:ch211-195b13.1 gene encoding STKc_SGK domain-containing protein isoform X1 — protein sequence MAVTQAGCDLTYCKMRGIVSVLTAFIKERKMGLNDFIQKLVSNPPICQHTEVGSFLKIDENQNEELEENHLCLTNPRSSLAEETQIKPSDFDYLKIIGKGSFGKVLLARHKESEQYYAVKVLQKKIILKKKEQKHIMAERSVLMKNIKHPFLVGLHYSFQTTDKLYFVLDYVNGGELFYHLQRERVFLEPRARFYAAEIASALGYLHSLHIVYRDLKPENILLDSQGHIVLTDFGLCKEGLDPNGTTTTFCGTPEYLAPEVLQKQAYDRTVDWWCLGSVLFEMLYGLPPFYSRNTAEMYNNILHKPLVLKPNVSNAGRDLLEGLLHKDRTKRLGSKDDFLELKFHSFFSPINWDDLMSKKITPPFIPSVSGPTDLRHFDPEFTHLPVSTSLCNSDSLHVTSSVREAAGAFPGFSYGPPADHAFQ from the exons ATGGCTGTTACTCAGGCTGGATGCGACTTGACATACTGCAAGATGAGGGGGATCGTGTCAGTCCTTACTG CTTtcattaaagaaagaaagatgggCTTAAACGACTTCATCCAGAAACTGGTTTCCAATCCTCCCATTTGTCAACA TACCGAGGTTGGTTCCTTCCTAAAAATTGACGAGAACCAGAATGAGGAGCTCGAGGAGAATCATCTCTGTCTGACCAATCCCAGGAGCTCTTTGGCTGAGGAAACTCA GATCAAACCCTCAGATTTCGACTACTTGAAGATCATAGGGAAGGGGAGCTTTGGAAAG GTTCTGCTTGCACGGCACAAGGAAAGCGAACAATACTATGCTGTGAAGGTGCTACAGAAGAAAATCATTCTTAAAAAGAAAGAG CAAAAGCATATCATGGCAGAGAGGAGTGTACTAATGAAGAACATCAAGCATCCATTTCTGGTCGGGCTGCACTACTCCTTTCAAACCACAGACAAGCTATACTTTGTGTTAGACTACGTCAATGGAGGCGAG CTGTTCTACCACCTTCAGCGTGAGAGGGTGTTTCTAGAGCCCAGGGCAAGATTTTATGCTGCTGAAATTGCCAGTGCACTGGGTTACCTTCACTCCCTGCACATAGTTTACAG agatctCAAACCAGAAAACATCCTTTTGGATTCTCAGGGCCACATCGTACTCACAGATTTTGGTCTATGCAAAGAGGGACTGGATCCCAATGGAACAACCACAACATTCTGCGGAACTCCTGAG TACTTGGCACCAGAGGTGCTTCAGAAGCAGGCCTATGATCGCACGGTAGATTGGTGGTGCTTGGGATCAGTACTGTTCGAGATGCTATATGGACTG CCTCCGTTCTACAGTCGTAACACTGCCGAGATGTACAACAATATCCTTCACAAACCTCTGGTGTTGAAGCCCAACGTGTCCAACGCTGGTCGTGATTTGCTGGAAGGTTTGCTGCACAAGGATCGTACCAAGAGACTGGGATCAAAAGATGACTTT CTGGAGCTGAAGTTCCACAGCTTCTTCTCACCCATCAACTGGGATGATCTTATGAGCAAGAAAATCACCCCTCCTTTTATTCCCTCAGTG AGTGGTCCCACTGATTTACGGCATTTTGATCCCGAGTTCACCCACTTACCCGTGTCTACCTCACTTTGCAACAGCGACAGCCTGCACGTGACCAGCAGCGTGCGTGAAGCAGCAGGAGCTTTCCCGGGTTTTTCCTACGGTCCCCCGGCCGATCATGCCTTCCAGTAA
- the eya3 gene encoding eyes absent homolog 3 isoform X4: MPVKWLSPPWASRPCTAAFLSPARRTMWPGLKTESQLPEAPSVGQTGFLSFSSGYTSTQPSQIHYTYPSQGSCFTTSSVYTNIPSATAVTTATATHQDFTNYNTLGQSQFSQYYVHPPSYLSAGLPSNDRDGAGVVAPGYPAIKTEGSASADLPNTIDESPGETLPTGVALPTGMALPTGARDQDEPNRKNPAGKAKGKAKKSDSSQPTDNDLERVFLWDLDETIIIFHSLLTGSFAQKFGKDPATVLNLGLQMEELIFELADTHLFFNDLEECDQVHVDDVASDDNGQDLSNYDFSSDGFTGPNAGGCQGSTVAVQGGVDWMRKLAFRYRRLKEIYNGFKGNVGGLLSPMKRDLLHRLRSDIENVTDAWLSAALKSLLLIQSRGKCMNVLVTTTQLVPALAKVLLYGLADVFPIENIYSATKIGKESCFERIISRFGKKVTYVVIGDGRDEEFAAKQHNIPFWRISSHGDLISLHQALELDFL, translated from the exons ATGCCGGTCAAGTGGCTTTCCCCTCCCTGGGCCAGTCGTCCATGTACAGCGGCTTTCCTCAGTCCAGCCAGAC GCACCATGTGGCCGGGCTTAAAGACAGAGTCGCAGCTGCCCGAGGCGCCCTCTGTTGGCCAGACGGGGTTTCTCAGCTTCAGCTCAGGCTATACCTCAACCCAACCCAGCCAGATCCACTACACCTACCCCAGCCAAG GTTCCTGTTTCACTACATCAAGTGTGTACACTAACATCCCCTCTGCAACTGCAGTGACCACAGCCACCGCCACACATCAG GATTTTACTAATTACAACACTCTCGGCCAGAGCCAGTTCTCCCAGTACTACGTTCACCCTCCCAGTTACCTCTCTGCTGGGCTACCCAGCAATGATAGAGATGGAGCAGGTGTGGTGGCCCCTGGATATCCAGCCATTAAGACAGAAGGCAGTGCTTCAGCAGACTTGCCCAATACAATAG ATGAATCCCCAGGTGAGACTCTGCCAACAGGTGTGGCTCTGCCCACCGGGATGGCCCTTCCCACAGGCGCAAGGGATCAGGACGAGCCCAATCGCAAAAACCCTGCCGGCAAAGCTAAAGGCAAAGCCAAGAAGTCAGACAGCTCCCAGCCCACAGACAATGACCTTGAG cgTGTCTTCTTGTGGGATCTCGACGAAACCATTATCATTTTCCACTCTCTTCTTACTGGATCATTTGCTCAAAAGTTTGGCAAG GACCCAGCCACGGTTCTTAATCTGGGCCTGCAGATGGAGGAGTTGATTTTTGAGCTCGCAGACACTCATCTCTTCTTCAATGATCTTGAG GAATGTGATCAAGTCCATGTTGATGATGTTGCCTCAGATGACAATGGGCAGGATTTGAG CAACTACGACTTCTCCAGCGATGGCTTCACTGGTCCCAATGCAGGCGGGTGTCAGGGTTCCACCGTCGCGGTTCAGGGGGGCGTAGATTGGATGCGTAAACTGGCCTTTAGGTATCGCCGTCTCAAAGAGATCTACAATGGATTCAAAGGGAATGTGGGAG GTCTGCTGAGCCCTATGAAGAGAGATTTACTGCACAGACTGCGCTCAGACATTGAGAACGTCACAGATGCCTGGCTGAGTGCTGCCCTCAAATCTCTCCTGCTCATCCAGTCAAG GGGCAAATGTATGAATGTTCTGGTTACCACCACTCAGCTGGTTCCTGCTTTGGCTAAAGTGCTGCTTTATGGCCTGGCTGATGTCTTTCCCATCGAGAACATCTACAGCGCCACTAAAATCG GAAAAGAGAGCTGCTTTGAACGTATCATCTCTCGCTTTGGGAAGAAAGTGACTTACGTTGTTATAGGGGACGGTCGTGATGAAGAATTCGCAGCAAAGCAG CACAACATACCGTTTTGGCGAATTTCCTCTCACGGAGACCTGATTTCCCTTCACCAAGCTCTGGAACTGGACTTCTTATAA